In Fusobacterium massiliense, a single window of DNA contains:
- a CDS encoding outer membrane protein: protein MKKVLLGLFALASVSAVAAEGVNVYGRLGLDVYSHYNKLVDREDGQTLLKAKGKVAPSIALEVTKDLGSNFEAGLGLGYVWHGKRDYKETDDKDEYTAKFPAINSIPLYVTGKYKFDTGSDIKPYVKADLGYSFNKMKKSIAVTEKDLTTGETETVTAEGLKAKNGLYAGIGAGVEYNNVTADLSYVFTGAKYKDIDGDTAKANKGALRLTVGYKFAF, encoded by the coding sequence ATGAAAAAAGTTTTATTAGGATTATTTGCATTAGCTTCAGTTTCTGCTGTAGCAGCTGAAGGAGTAAATGTATACGGAAGATTAGGTCTAGATGTTTATTCTCATTATAATAAACTTGTAGATAGAGAAGATGGACAAACTTTATTAAAAGCTAAAGGAAAAGTGGCTCCTAGTATAGCACTTGAAGTAACTAAAGATTTAGGTTCTAATTTTGAGGCAGGGCTTGGATTAGGATACGTATGGCATGGTAAAAGAGATTATAAAGAAACTGATGACAAAGATGAATACACTGCAAAATTTCCAGCAATAAATTCTATTCCTTTATATGTTACTGGTAAATATAAATTTGATACTGGTTCAGATATAAAGCCTTATGTTAAAGCTGACTTAGGATATTCTTTCAATAAAATGAAAAAATCTATAGCAGTAACAGAAAAAGACCTAACTACTGGAGAAACTGAAACAGTTACAGCAGAAGGATTAAAAGCTAAAAATGGTCTTTATGCGGGAATAGGAGCAGGGGTAGAATACAATAATGTAACTGCTGATTTATCTTATGTATTTACTGGAGCAAAATATAAAGATATAGATGGTGATACAGCTAAAGCAAACAAAGGTGCTTTAAGATTAACTGTTGGTTATAAATTTGCATTCTAA
- a CDS encoding ABC transporter permease — protein sequence MSFLDILKDSLLTLKGNKLRTMLTMLGIIIGISSVIAMWAIGNGGRDNILGDLKKIGYGKFTVTIDFRSENFKYKDYFTQETVNMLKKTNKFKSVAVSIEERFRVTKDNRPRFAFGDISTEDFEKISPVKIIAGRNFLPFEYASNERVIIIDNLSAKNLYGEEKKALGQYLEVSKDRKKAGYKYKIVGVYRNPYESFGKLFGEDEDFAISLRMPYKTYSNSFNQDPDVFDTLIIEVKDGGELGKAMLETKSILEFYKNNKNLYVTNALSSDIESFDRVLSTLSLFVTLAASVSLLVGGIGVMNIMLVTIVERTKEIGIRKALGAKNRDILKQFLFEAIFLTVIGGIAGVVIGILLSFLIGAIIQIKPVFSLVSIVVSMGISVIVGVIFGVSPARRAARLNPIDALRTE from the coding sequence ATGAGTTTTCTAGATATTTTAAAAGATAGTTTACTTACACTAAAAGGCAATAAGTTAAGAACGATGTTGACTATGCTTGGAATAATAATAGGCATATCGTCAGTTATAGCTATGTGGGCAATAGGAAATGGTGGAAGAGATAATATTTTAGGAGATTTAAAAAAAATAGGTTATGGTAAATTTACTGTAACTATAGACTTTAGATCTGAAAATTTTAAATACAAAGATTATTTTACTCAAGAAACAGTAAATATGCTGAAAAAAACAAATAAATTTAAGAGTGTTGCAGTAAGCATTGAAGAAAGATTTAGAGTAACAAAAGATAACAGACCTAGATTTGCTTTTGGAGATATAAGTACGGAAGATTTTGAGAAAATTTCTCCAGTTAAAATAATTGCTGGTAGAAATTTTTTACCTTTTGAATATGCAAGTAATGAAAGAGTAATAATAATTGATAATCTTTCAGCTAAGAACCTTTATGGAGAAGAAAAAAAAGCCTTAGGTCAATATCTTGAGGTGAGTAAAGATAGAAAAAAAGCAGGATATAAATATAAAATAGTCGGTGTGTATAGAAATCCATATGAATCATTTGGGAAATTATTTGGAGAAGATGAAGATTTTGCTATTAGTTTGAGAATGCCATATAAAACTTATTCTAATTCATTTAATCAAGATCCAGATGTATTTGATACTTTGATAATTGAAGTAAAAGATGGTGGAGAATTAGGTAAAGCTATGCTCGAAACAAAATCAATACTTGAATTTTATAAAAATAATAAAAACTTATATGTAACTAATGCATTATCTAGTGACATTGAGTCTTTTGATAGAGTTTTATCAACACTTAGTTTATTTGTTACTTTAGCAGCAAGTGTATCTCTTTTAGTCGGTGGTATTGGAGTAATGAATATTATGCTTGTAACTATAGTAGAAAGAACGAAAGAGATTGGGATAAGAAAAGCATTGGGAGCAAAAAATAGGGATATTTTAAAACAATTTTTATTTGAAGCAATTTTTTTGACAGTTATAGGTGGTATTGCAGGAGTAGTAATAGGAATATTATTAAGTTTTTTAATAGGAGCTATAATTCAAATAAAACCTGTTTTCTCTTTAGTATCAATAGTAGTATCTATGGGAATATCTGTTATTGTAGGAGTTATATTTGGAGTTAGTCCGGCAAGAAGAGCGGCAAGACTTAATCCTATTGATGCACTTAGAACAGAATAA
- a CDS encoding DNA polymerase III subunit delta: protein MIYFIYGNSPTIEFETEKITAEISKQLEGISPVFFDCSQKEEENFIETIQVNSIFSTTDFLILKRAELLKSSGIQKLFKSMKNFNLDRKEIIITYNVPIQYNKVVSEYELTKATIKNIEELANFKNFLVLNSENLVLDYIKKKLTINEKDSKQLAELLGDDYYHIKNEVDKIVTFLDGEEFSLDKIKNIVSFDKEHNLKELIDNFFKDFDCKPILDFLEKNKDMYLAFIYAFSEELIIFLKLSSLINDGKISKSMNYNVFKEIYEDFSDIFIGRNFKVSHPYTVYLKLSNFPYNFPYNFNINFLEEKLKELLYIEYFMKSGEKDIDIEVELFLKCFIK, encoded by the coding sequence ATGATTTATTTTATTTATGGGAATTCTCCCACTATAGAATTTGAAACCGAAAAGATTACTGCTGAAATTTCTAAACAACTAGAAGGAATTAGTCCTGTTTTTTTTGATTGCTCTCAAAAAGAAGAAGAAAATTTTATAGAAACCATTCAAGTGAACTCAATTTTTTCAACTACAGATTTTTTAATTTTAAAAAGAGCAGAGTTACTAAAAAGTTCAGGTATTCAAAAACTTTTTAAAAGTATGAAAAATTTTAATTTAGATAGAAAAGAAATAATCATCACGTACAATGTTCCTATTCAGTATAATAAAGTTGTTTCTGAATATGAGCTAACTAAAGCTACTATAAAAAATATAGAAGAACTTGCTAACTTTAAAAATTTTTTAGTTTTAAACTCTGAAAATTTAGTTTTAGATTACATTAAGAAAAAACTAACTATTAATGAAAAAGACAGTAAGCAATTAGCTGAACTTTTAGGAGATGACTATTATCATATAAAAAATGAAGTTGATAAGATAGTAACTTTTTTAGATGGAGAAGAATTTTCATTAGATAAAATTAAGAATATAGTAAGTTTTGATAAAGAACATAATTTAAAAGAATTAATTGATAATTTTTTTAAAGATTTTGATTGTAAACCTATTTTAGATTTTTTAGAAAAAAATAAAGATATGTATCTTGCATTTATTTATGCTTTTAGTGAAGAATTAATAATATTTTTAAAACTAAGTTCTCTTATTAATGATGGTAAAATTTCAAAGTCTATGAATTATAATGTTTTTAAAGAAATATACGAAGATTTTTCAGATATTTTTATTGGAAGAAACTTTAAAGTTTCTCACCCTTATACTGTGTATTTAAAACTTTCTAATTTTCCTTATAATTTTCCTTATAATTTTAATATCAATTTTTTAGAAGAAAAATTAAAGGAACTTTTATATATAGAATATTTTATGAAGAGTGGAGAAAAAGACATTGACATTGAAGTTGAGCTTTTTTTAAAATGCTTTATAAAATAG
- the ligA gene encoding NAD-dependent DNA ligase LigA encodes MDIKKEIRDLRELLKKYSESYYNENESLISDYEYDKLLEKLNELEKANPECMDLFSPTMSVGASVRENKFKKVEHEHPMLSLANSYNTGEIVDFIERIKKRISEKKELKYCLEVKLDGLSISLTYRQGKLIKAVTRGDGFVGEDVTENIMQIESVMKILSEPIDIEIRGEVVLPLVNFEKLNKERLEKGEEVFANPRNAASGTLRQLDSNIVRERGLDAYFYFLVEAEKLGLHSHSESIKYLESLGIKTTGIFEVLENSKEIENRIEYWGKERENLPYETDGLVIKVDEIDLWEEIGYTSKTPRWAIAYKFPAHQVSTLLKGVTWQVGRTGKLTPVAELQEVELSGSKVKRASLHNINEIERKDIRIGDRVFIEKAAEIIPQVVKAIKEERVGTEKIIEEPTECPVCSHKLEREEGLVDIKCVNDECPAKIQGEIEYFVSRDALNIMGLGSKIVEKFIDLGYIKTVVDIFNLKNHRDDLEQIDKMGKKSIDNLLNSIESSKAREYDKVIYSLGIPFIGKVASKILAKNSKNIDKLMSMTFEELIQIEGIGEIAAKEIIEFFLKEKSQKIISGLKEQGLKFELSESKTEESINSNFSGKTFLFTGTLKHFTRDQIKEEIEKLGGKNLSAVSKNLDYLIVGEKAGSKLKKAQEIETIKILTEDEFIDLKDKI; translated from the coding sequence ATGGATATAAAAAAAGAAATTAGAGATTTGAGAGAACTTTTAAAAAAATATAGTGAAAGCTATTATAATGAGAACGAAAGTTTAATTTCTGACTATGAATATGATAAGTTATTAGAAAAATTAAATGAATTGGAAAAAGCAAATCCTGAATGTATGGATTTATTTTCTCCAACAATGTCAGTTGGAGCAAGTGTTAGAGAAAATAAATTTAAAAAAGTGGAACATGAACATCCAATGTTAAGTCTAGCAAATAGTTATAATACTGGAGAGATTGTAGACTTTATAGAAAGAATAAAAAAAAGAATTTCTGAAAAAAAAGAGTTAAAATATTGTTTAGAAGTTAAACTTGATGGACTTTCTATCAGTCTAACTTACAGACAAGGAAAACTTATAAAAGCAGTTACTCGTGGAGATGGTTTTGTTGGAGAAGATGTAACTGAAAATATAATGCAAATTGAAAGTGTTATGAAAATTTTGTCTGAACCAATAGATATAGAGATAAGAGGAGAAGTTGTATTACCGTTGGTAAACTTTGAAAAACTAAATAAAGAAAGATTAGAAAAAGGAGAGGAAGTTTTTGCTAATCCAAGAAATGCTGCAAGTGGAACACTAAGACAACTTGATTCAAATATTGTGAGAGAAAGGGGCTTAGATGCTTATTTTTATTTTTTAGTAGAAGCAGAAAAGTTAGGTTTACATTCTCATAGTGAAAGTATAAAATATTTAGAGAGTTTAGGAATTAAAACAACTGGAATTTTTGAAGTTTTAGAAAATTCTAAAGAGATTGAAAATAGAATAGAGTATTGGGGAAAAGAAAGAGAAAATTTACCTTATGAAACTGATGGTCTAGTAATAAAAGTTGATGAAATAGATTTGTGGGAAGAGATAGGCTATACGAGTAAGACACCTAGATGGGCAATAGCTTATAAATTTCCAGCACATCAAGTTTCAACTCTCTTAAAAGGGGTAACTTGGCAAGTCGGTAGAACAGGTAAATTAACCCCCGTTGCAGAACTTCAAGAAGTTGAATTGTCAGGAAGCAAAGTAAAAAGAGCAAGTTTACATAATATAAATGAAATAGAGAGAAAAGACATAAGAATAGGAGATAGGGTTTTTATAGAAAAAGCAGCCGAAATTATACCACAAGTTGTTAAAGCTATAAAAGAAGAAAGAGTTGGAACTGAAAAAATAATAGAAGAACCTACTGAATGTCCAGTTTGTTCTCATAAACTTGAAAGAGAAGAAGGTTTAGTTGATATAAAATGTGTCAATGATGAGTGTCCAGCAAAAATTCAAGGAGAAATTGAGTACTTTGTTTCAAGAGATGCTTTAAATATTATGGGTTTAGGCTCAAAAATAGTTGAAAAGTTCATAGATTTGGGCTATATAAAGACTGTTGTTGATATTTTTAATTTGAAAAATCATAGAGATGATTTAGAACAAATAGATAAAATGGGTAAAAAAAGTATAGATAATCTTTTAAATTCTATTGAAAGTAGTAAAGCAAGAGAATATGATAAAGTAATATATTCTTTAGGAATACCATTTATTGGTAAAGTTGCATCAAAAATTTTGGCTAAAAATTCTAAAAATATAGATAAATTAATGTCTATGACATTTGAAGAATTAATTCAAATAGAAGGAATAGGAGAAATAGCAGCTAAAGAAATTATAGAGTTTTTTCTAAAAGAAAAATCTCAAAAAATTATATCGGGTTTAAAAGAACAAGGATTAAAGTTTGAATTAAGTGAAAGTAAAACTGAAGAAAGTATAAATTCAAATTTTTCTGGAAAAACTTTTTTATTTACCGGAACTTTAAAACACTTCACAAGAGATCAAATAAAAGAGGAAATAGAAAAGCTTGGAGGAAAAAATCTTAGTGCAGTTAGTAAAAACTTAGATTATTTGATTGTTGGAGAAAAAGCAGGAAGTAAACTAAAAAAAGCACAAGAAATAGAAACAATAAAAATTTTAACTGAAGACGAATTTATTGACTTAAAAGATAAAATTTGA
- a CDS encoding PTS sugar transporter subunit IIA translates to MGLFDFFKKQKESEVVIVYSPLNGKVIPLSEVPDEAFAQKMVGDGCAIEPDKGNICSPINGQLMNVFPTNHAVIFESVEGLEMIVHFGIDTVKLEGEGFTKLRDAGAIKQGEAIIKYDLDLISQKVPSTKSPVIINNMDRVEKIEVLSLGKVVKIGEPILKVTLK, encoded by the coding sequence ATGGGATTATTTGATTTTTTTAAAAAACAAAAAGAAAGTGAAGTAGTTATTGTATATTCACCACTTAATGGAAAAGTAATACCTTTAAGTGAGGTTCCAGACGAAGCTTTTGCTCAAAAAATGGTAGGAGATGGGTGTGCTATAGAGCCAGATAAAGGAAATATATGTTCTCCTATCAACGGACAGTTAATGAATGTATTTCCAACTAACCATGCAGTTATTTTTGAATCTGTTGAAGGGTTAGAAATGATAGTACATTTTGGGATAGACACAGTAAAATTAGAGGGAGAAGGATTCACAAAACTTAGAGATGCTGGAGCTATAAAGCAAGGAGAGGCAATTATAAAATACGACCTTGATTTAATTAGTCAAAAAGTTCCATCTACAAAATCTCCAGTTATAATTAATAATATGGATAGAGTTGAAAAAATAGAAGTATTATCACTTGGAAAAGTTGTAAAAATTGGAGAACCAATTTTAAAAGTTACTTTAAAATAA
- a CDS encoding metal-sensing transcriptional repressor, which yields MKQCMDSNNLHRRLRKIGGQVQAIERMIEEDVPCEDILSQINAAKSALHKCGQIILEGHIKHCIKDGIENGELDETIEKFAKSIERFSNMG from the coding sequence ATGAAACAATGTATGGATTCTAATAATTTACATAGAAGACTTAGAAAAATTGGTGGACAAGTACAAGCTATAGAGAGAATGATAGAAGAAGATGTTCCTTGTGAAGATATTCTATCTCAAATTAATGCAGCAAAGTCTGCTTTACATAAATGTGGACAAATAATTCTTGAAGGTCATATAAAACATTGTATAAAAGATGGAATTGAAAACGGAGAATTAGATGAAACTATAGAAAAATTTGCAAAGTCTATAGAAAGATTCTCTAATATGGGGTAA
- a CDS encoding META domain-containing protein — protein MKKILILSTLVLALTACTTAEISDKISSLKSGVSKVTDTILPNLKQELNGREFKILGDEYNKEVSIGFEGDRFFGYSGINRYFGQYEINGGKLVIENMGTTKMDGKEQDMILELKFLTILKDNKSIKLEGDKLILISNEDFKLEFKDVNAKEEVQEIKRKK, from the coding sequence ATGAAAAAAATTTTGATATTAAGCACTCTAGTATTAGCATTAACTGCTTGTACGACAGCAGAAATAAGTGATAAAATATCATCTTTGAAATCAGGAGTTAGTAAAGTTACAGATACAATACTTCCAAATTTAAAACAAGAACTAAATGGAAGAGAATTTAAAATACTTGGAGATGAGTATAACAAAGAAGTTAGCATAGGTTTTGAAGGAGATAGATTTTTTGGATACAGTGGTATTAATAGATATTTTGGTCAATATGAAATAAATGGTGGGAAATTAGTTATAGAAAATATGGGAACAACTAAGATGGATGGTAAAGAACAAGATATGATTTTAGAATTAAAATTTCTTACTATTTTAAAAGATAACAAAAGTATAAAATTAGAGGGAGATAAATTAATTTTAATTTCTAATGAAGATTTTAAATTAGAATTTAAAGATGTAAATGCTAAAGAAGAAGTTCAAGAAATAAAAAGAAAAAAATAG
- a CDS encoding ABC transporter ATP-binding protein yields MEIIKINNINKKYKNGTMELQALKNISFQVQKGEFLAIMGSSGSGKSTMMNILACLDNQYEGEYILDNIDISKSSEDELSEIRNKKIGFIFQTFNLLPKLTAVENVELPLLYSSVPKKERYERAVKLLEMVGLKERLHHRPNELSGGQRQRVAIARALINEPSIILADEPTGNLDSKSEEEVMEILKELNKSGKTIIVVTHEPNIGESAQRKLVFKDGEII; encoded by the coding sequence ATGGAAATAATAAAAATTAATAATATTAATAAAAAATATAAAAATGGTACAATGGAATTGCAGGCATTAAAAAATATTTCCTTTCAAGTGCAAAAAGGTGAATTTTTAGCAATAATGGGAAGTAGTGGTAGTGGAAAATCCACTATGATGAATATTTTAGCTTGCTTAGATAATCAATATGAAGGGGAATATATTTTAGATAATATTGACATATCTAAATCTTCAGAAGATGAATTGAGTGAAATAAGAAATAAGAAAATAGGTTTTATATTTCAAACATTTAATTTGTTGCCTAAATTAACAGCAGTTGAAAATGTTGAATTACCTTTACTATATTCATCTGTTCCTAAAAAAGAAAGATACGAAAGAGCTGTAAAACTTTTAGAAATGGTGGGCTTAAAAGAAAGATTGCATCATAGACCTAATGAACTCTCTGGGGGTCAAAGACAGAGAGTTGCAATAGCTAGGGCATTAATAAATGAACCAAGCATAATTTTAGCAGATGAACCAACTGGGAATTTAGATAGTAAATCTGAAGAAGAAGTTATGGAAATATTGAAAGAATTAAATAAATCAGGGAAAACTATTATTGTTGTAACTCATGAACCTAATATAGGAGAAAGTGCTCAAAGAAAATTAGTTTTTAAAGATGGTGAGATAATATGA
- a CDS encoding outer membrane beta-barrel protein has product MKKVLLGLFVLASVSAVAAEGVNVYGRLGLDVYSHYNKIVDEDNGETMLKAKGKLAPSIAVEVTKDLGSNFETGLGLGYVWHGKRDYKINNVVGDDGNEYEEDRGKYPAINSIPLYVTGKYKFDTGSDIKPYVKVDLGYSFNKMKKSMIGTGKNLTTGDTGTVTVEGLKAKNGLYAGIGVGLEYNNVTADLSYVFTGAKYKYTDESDADKANNSAVRLTVGYKFAF; this is encoded by the coding sequence ATGAAAAAAGTTTTATTAGGATTATTTGTACTAGCTTCAGTTTCTGCTGTAGCAGCTGAAGGAGTAAATGTATACGGAAGATTAGGACTTGATGTTTATTCTCATTATAATAAAATTGTAGATGAAGATAATGGCGAAACTATGTTAAAAGCTAAAGGAAAACTAGCTCCTAGTATAGCGGTGGAAGTAACTAAAGATTTAGGTTCTAATTTTGAAACAGGACTTGGATTAGGATATGTATGGCATGGTAAAAGGGATTATAAAATCAATAATGTAGTTGGAGATGATGGAAATGAATATGAAGAAGATAGGGGAAAATATCCAGCAATAAATTCTATTCCTTTATATGTTACTGGTAAATATAAATTTGATACTGGTTCAGATATAAAACCTTATGTTAAAGTTGACTTAGGATATTCTTTCAATAAAATGAAAAAATCTATGATAGGAACTGGAAAAAATCTTACTACTGGAGATACTGGAACAGTTACAGTAGAAGGATTAAAAGCTAAAAATGGTCTTTATGCAGGAATAGGGGTTGGACTTGAATACAATAATGTAACTGCTGATTTATCTTATGTATTTACTGGAGCAAAATATAAATATACAGATGAAAGTGATGCAGATAAAGCAAACAACAGTGCTGTAAGATTAACTGTTGGTTATAAATTCGCATTCTAA
- the murI gene encoding glutamate racemase, producing the protein MNDKSGKIGIFDSGIGGTTVLRELIKALPNEDYIYYGDNGNFPYGSGKTKEDLQKLCERILKFFLMNNCKLVVVACNTASIAAIEYLRENFSLPIIGIIESGVKGAIKNTINKNVAVISTKFTAEAHGYKKQADNLDSDLNITEIACKEFPNMIEKGWETFSNSEELLNKYLSKIPENADTLVLGCTHYPLIRDVIEQHTNIKIVDPAFQAVEEVKRTLKSLNILNTKSEKGKLIFFVTGESKYFQAIVEKILEREIDIYRIPNKKLN; encoded by the coding sequence ATGAACGATAAAAGTGGAAAAATTGGTATATTTGATTCAGGAATAGGAGGAACAACAGTTTTAAGAGAACTTATAAAAGCTCTTCCTAATGAAGATTATATTTATTATGGAGATAATGGAAATTTTCCATATGGTTCTGGAAAAACAAAAGAAGATTTACAAAAATTATGTGAAAGAATATTAAAATTTTTCTTAATGAATAATTGTAAATTAGTTGTAGTTGCGTGTAATACTGCTTCTATAGCTGCCATTGAATATTTGAGAGAAAATTTTTCCTTACCAATAATTGGTATAATTGAATCAGGGGTAAAGGGAGCTATAAAAAATACAATAAATAAAAATGTAGCTGTTATCTCTACAAAGTTTACAGCTGAAGCTCATGGTTACAAAAAACAGGCTGATAATTTAGATAGTGATTTAAATATTACAGAGATTGCTTGTAAAGAATTTCCTAATATGATAGAAAAAGGTTGGGAAACTTTTAGCAATTCTGAAGAGCTTTTAAATAAGTATCTTTCAAAAATTCCTGAAAACGCAGATACTTTAGTTTTAGGTTGTACACACTATCCACTTATTAGAGATGTGATAGAACAACATACGAACATAAAAATAGTAGACCCTGCTTTTCAAGCAGTTGAGGAAGTAAAAAGAACTTTAAAAAGTCTAAATATATTGAATACAAAATCTGAAAAGGGAAAATTAATATTTTTTGTAACAGGAGAAAGTAAATATTTTCAAGCAATCGTAGAAAAAATATTGGAGAGAGAAATAGACATTTATAGAATACCTAATAAAAAATTAAATTGA